One segment of Vespa velutina chromosome 17, iVesVel2.1, whole genome shotgun sequence DNA contains the following:
- the LOC124955149 gene encoding signal recognition particle 9 kDa protein, producing MTYLNSWEEFEKGAERLYLQNPMKARYSMKYCHNKGVLWLKLTDNCTCLQYKTEIAQDLKKMEKFIGNLMRHMASKDS from the exons ATGACATACTTAAATTCATGGGAGGAATTTGAAAAGGGTGCGGAGAGGTTATATCTTCAAAATCCAATGAAA GCCAgatattcaatgaaatattgcCATAATAAAGGTGTTTTATGGCTGAAACTTACAGACAATTGTACA TGTCTACAATATAAGACAGAAATAGCTCAAGATttgaagaaaatggaaaaatttataGGAAATCTTATGAGGCATATGGCATCGAAAGACAGTtga